From Herbiconiux flava, one genomic window encodes:
- the hisC gene encoding histidinol-phosphate transaminase, with protein sequence MPETPARAPRPRDAVLALPAYIAGRRAEHELTAALASNESHHAPLPAVLEVLAHSSAAVNRYPDTASTALRERLAELFGVTVEETVVGAGSTGVLQQIIASLCDPGDEVVFAWRSFEAYPILARLAGAVPVAVPLRADEAHDLEAMADAVTPRTRVVLLCTPNNPTGVPLAAAELDAFLTRVPSDVLVVIDEAYIEYSGAAAVDSVALFRRHPNICILRTFSKAYGLAGLRVGYAIAAPAVAEGLRRTGLPFAVSALAQRAALASLEPAAAGEMRSRVAEVVAERSRLTAALRAQGWVVPDSSANFVWLRMPDADREALVDLLAANHILVRGYPGDGVRISIADAAATDRVVAVLARVTPPAAAALPASVVFA encoded by the coding sequence ATGCCCGAAACCCCTGCCCGCGCCCCGCGCCCGCGCGACGCCGTGCTCGCCCTGCCCGCCTACATCGCCGGACGCCGCGCCGAGCACGAGCTCACCGCCGCCCTCGCCTCGAACGAGAGCCATCACGCGCCGCTGCCCGCTGTGCTCGAGGTGCTGGCGCACTCGAGCGCGGCGGTGAACCGCTACCCCGACACCGCGTCGACGGCGCTGCGCGAGCGGCTCGCCGAGTTGTTCGGCGTCACCGTCGAGGAGACGGTCGTGGGGGCCGGCAGCACGGGCGTGCTGCAGCAGATCATCGCGTCGCTCTGCGACCCGGGCGACGAGGTGGTGTTCGCGTGGCGGTCGTTCGAGGCGTATCCGATCCTCGCGCGGCTGGCCGGCGCGGTGCCGGTCGCGGTGCCGCTGCGGGCCGACGAGGCGCACGACCTCGAGGCGATGGCCGACGCCGTGACGCCGCGCACGAGGGTCGTGCTGCTCTGCACGCCGAACAACCCGACCGGCGTGCCGCTCGCCGCCGCCGAGCTCGACGCGTTCCTCACCCGCGTGCCGAGCGACGTGCTCGTGGTGATCGACGAGGCCTACATCGAGTACTCGGGCGCCGCGGCGGTCGATTCGGTGGCGCTGTTCCGGCGGCATCCGAACATCTGCATCCTGCGCACCTTCTCGAAGGCCTACGGGCTCGCCGGGCTGCGGGTCGGCTACGCGATCGCCGCACCCGCCGTGGCCGAGGGCCTCCGCCGCACGGGGCTGCCCTTCGCCGTCAGTGCCCTCGCGCAGCGGGCGGCGCTCGCCTCACTCGAGCCCGCGGCGGCCGGCGAGATGCGCAGCCGGGTCGCCGAGGTCGTGGCCGAGCGCTCGCGCCTCACCGCGGCCCTCCGCGCACAGGGCTGGGTGGTGCCCGACAGCAGTGCGAACTTCGTCTGGCTCCGGATGCCCGATGCCGACCGCGAGGCCCTCGTCGACCTGCTGGCGGCGAACCACATCCTCGTGCGGGGGTATCCCGGCGACGGGGTGCGCATCTCGATCGCCGACGCGGCGGCGACGGATCGCGTGGTGGCGGTGCTGGCGAGGGTCACCCCGCCCGCGGCTGCCGCGCTGCCCGCCTCGGTGGTGTTCGCGTGA
- a CDS encoding YitT family protein, translated as MTSLDRAGRASAPLGDPSADPATTAGPTASRNPLRHSFAEDVLGVLTGTFTASLGVFLLKSSGAVTGGTAGLALLLSYVVPLPFGVVFFVLNIPFFGLALWMKGLTFTLRSIASVALLSAFSLLNPLALVVDRLDPVYGVLAGNLLAGIGLLVLFRHRSSLGGFTILALIAQEKFGWRAGYVQMALDVAVVVCAFAVVPPLTVLLSAAGAVLLNLVLALNHRPGRYTVA; from the coding sequence GTGACCTCGCTCGATCGTGCCGGCCGAGCATCCGCCCCGCTCGGCGACCCTTCGGCCGACCCGGCGACCACCGCCGGCCCGACGGCCTCGAGGAACCCGCTGCGGCACTCCTTCGCGGAGGACGTGCTCGGGGTGCTGACCGGGACGTTCACCGCGTCGCTCGGCGTCTTCCTGCTGAAGTCGAGCGGGGCCGTCACCGGCGGGACGGCGGGCCTCGCGCTGCTGCTCAGCTACGTCGTGCCGCTGCCGTTCGGGGTCGTGTTCTTCGTGCTGAACATCCCCTTCTTCGGGCTCGCGCTGTGGATGAAGGGCCTCACCTTCACCCTCCGCTCCATCGCGAGCGTCGCCCTGCTGTCGGCGTTCTCGCTGCTGAATCCGCTCGCGCTGGTCGTCGACCGGCTCGACCCGGTGTACGGGGTGCTGGCCGGGAATCTGCTGGCGGGCATCGGGCTGCTCGTGCTGTTCCGGCACCGGTCGAGCCTCGGTGGCTTCACGATCCTCGCGCTGATCGCGCAGGAGAAATTCGGCTGGCGGGCGGGCTACGTGCAGATGGCGCTCGACGTCGCGGTCGTGGTCTGCGCCTTCGCGGTGGTGCCACCGCTCACCGTCCTCCTCTCGGCGGCCGGCGCCGTTCTCCTCAACCTCGTGCTCGCGCTCAACCACCGCCCGGGCCGCTACACGGTCGCCTGA
- a CDS encoding enhanced serine sensitivity protein SseB C-terminal domain-containing protein, with product MSAADPSSSSLEELLQAAAADRAAAPAFVEALLESTVIVPGRASDDRTVNLADLRGPDGRSVQPFYTSEERLRETLEVVPGFERAFLGMPCRVLWEMTRGATLVLNPHSPYGKEFLPGEIAQLLDGTAALTPREVPAGTRMLVGEPAQVPPGMTDALAAVFAGHPDVSEAVLGWSVTPPSDSSYLLVVVGPSSLRSSLAADLGRALATFSTAAPVDVLYAEPGSRHLLHAVQPFYRGPAAAPRPRRGRGLFGRR from the coding sequence ATGAGCGCTGCCGACCCGTCCTCGTCGTCCCTGGAAGAGCTGTTGCAGGCCGCGGCCGCCGACCGGGCTGCCGCGCCCGCGTTCGTGGAGGCGCTGCTGGAGAGCACGGTGATCGTGCCGGGACGGGCATCCGACGATCGCACCGTGAACCTGGCCGATCTGCGCGGGCCCGACGGGCGCTCGGTGCAGCCGTTCTACACCTCGGAGGAGCGCCTGCGCGAGACGCTCGAGGTCGTGCCGGGGTTCGAGCGCGCGTTCCTCGGGATGCCGTGCCGCGTGCTCTGGGAGATGACGCGCGGGGCGACGCTCGTGCTGAACCCGCACTCGCCGTACGGCAAGGAGTTCCTGCCGGGGGAGATCGCGCAGCTGCTCGACGGGACCGCGGCCCTGACACCGCGGGAGGTGCCGGCCGGCACGCGGATGCTCGTGGGGGAGCCGGCGCAGGTGCCGCCGGGGATGACCGACGCGCTCGCCGCGGTGTTCGCGGGGCATCCGGACGTCTCGGAGGCGGTGCTCGGGTGGTCGGTCACGCCGCCGTCGGACTCGAGCTACCTGCTCGTGGTCGTGGGGCCGTCGTCGCTGCGCTCCTCACTCGCCGCCGACCTCGGCCGGGCACTCGCGACCTTCTCGACGGCGGCGCCCGTCGACGTGCTCTACGCGGAGCCGGGGTCGCGGCACCTGCTGCACGCGGTGCAGCCCTTCTACCGCGGGCCCGCCGCCGCGCCCCGCCCGCGCCGCGGTCGCGGCCTCTTCGGTCGCCGCTGA
- a CDS encoding metal-dependent transcriptional regulator: MSQDTATENYLKAIYAHTEWQPVPISPSVLAGRLGVAPSSVTEMVKKLAAGGMLTHVPYGPLTLTAEGRLRAMGVVRRHRLIETWLVREMGFGWDEVHDEAEVLEHAISERLLDAIDERLGHPVQDPHGDPIPTAAGTVPSFDALLLAQAPAGHEGCVVRISDRDPALLRALAAEGIGPGTAVRVVTEPTVSLQQLEGDSERSATAPAGTEVPPDALDAIWLTA, from the coding sequence ATGAGCCAGGACACGGCCACCGAGAACTACCTCAAGGCCATCTACGCCCACACCGAGTGGCAGCCCGTGCCGATCAGCCCCTCGGTGCTGGCGGGGCGGCTCGGGGTCGCGCCGTCGTCGGTGACCGAGATGGTCAAGAAGCTGGCGGCGGGCGGGATGCTCACCCACGTGCCCTACGGACCGCTCACCCTCACGGCCGAGGGCCGGCTGCGCGCGATGGGCGTGGTGCGCCGGCACCGGCTGATCGAGACCTGGCTCGTGCGGGAGATGGGCTTCGGCTGGGACGAGGTGCACGACGAGGCCGAGGTGCTCGAGCACGCCATCAGCGAGCGGCTGCTCGATGCGATCGACGAGCGGCTGGGGCATCCGGTGCAGGACCCGCACGGCGACCCCATCCCCACGGCGGCGGGCACGGTGCCGAGCTTCGACGCGCTGCTGCTCGCCCAGGCGCCGGCGGGCCACGAGGGATGCGTCGTGCGCATCAGCGACCGCGACCCGGCACTGCTGCGCGCCCTGGCGGCCGAGGGCATCGGCCCGGGCACGGCGGTGCGGGTCGTGACCGAGCCGACCGTCAGCCTGCAGCAGCTCGAAGGCGATAGCGAGAGAAGCGCGACGGCGCCGGCCGGAACCGAAGTCCCGCCCGACGCCCTCGACGCCATCTGGCTGACGGCTTAG
- a CDS encoding flavin reductase family protein: protein MTIAPDRAPSGAAPDIAAGPASGLAQGAPIDPRVFRDTLGHYASGITIIGGIEDGAPVGFTCQSFYSVSTEPPLVSFSVMTTSTTYPRIRSTGRFSVNVLSHHQHTVSNQFARSGTDKWAGIDWAPAASGNPVIADTLMWLDCDIWAEHEAGDHLIVIGRVNEMSPASWHKHDPLLYFKGKYRHLREVEG, encoded by the coding sequence ATGACAATCGCACCAGACCGGGCGCCCTCGGGCGCCGCACCGGACATCGCTGCCGGGCCCGCTTCGGGCCTCGCCCAGGGCGCGCCCATCGATCCGCGGGTGTTCCGTGACACGCTCGGGCACTACGCCTCGGGCATCACCATCATCGGCGGCATCGAGGACGGCGCCCCCGTCGGCTTCACCTGCCAGTCGTTCTACTCGGTCTCGACCGAGCCGCCGCTGGTGTCGTTCAGCGTGATGACGACGTCGACGACCTACCCGCGCATCCGCTCGACCGGCCGCTTCTCGGTGAACGTGCTCTCGCACCACCAGCACACCGTGTCGAACCAGTTCGCGCGCTCGGGCACCGACAAGTGGGCGGGCATCGACTGGGCGCCGGCCGCGTCGGGCAACCCGGTGATCGCCGACACCCTGATGTGGCTCGACTGCGACATCTGGGCCGAGCACGAGGCGGGCGACCACCTGATCGTGATCGGGCGGGTGAACGAGATGAGCCCGGCGTCGTGGCACAAGCACGACCCGCTGCTGTACTTCAAGGGGAAGTACCGGCACTTGCGGGAGGTGGAGGGGTAG
- a CDS encoding NADPH-dependent FMN reductase, with protein sequence MALKVTIVVGNPKPRSRTLKVAETLVEKLLVPGSYELEIIDLADHTGEIFAWPSDTMAALNERVASSDLAVFASPTYKATYTGLLKAFLDRYPANGLAGVTAIPVHTGGDLTHAMGPTVNLAPLLVELGAVVPGRGLYFVAGQMDHLDEIVSQAAAEYAQNLARLAVVAGATASHSASVA encoded by the coding sequence ATGGCACTGAAGGTCACCATCGTCGTCGGCAACCCCAAGCCGCGCTCGCGCACGCTCAAGGTCGCCGAGACCCTGGTCGAGAAGCTGCTCGTGCCGGGATCGTACGAGCTCGAGATCATCGACCTCGCCGATCACACGGGCGAGATCTTCGCGTGGCCCTCCGACACGATGGCCGCCCTGAATGAGCGGGTCGCCTCGAGCGACCTGGCCGTGTTCGCGTCGCCCACCTACAAGGCGACGTACACCGGGCTCCTCAAGGCGTTCCTCGACCGCTATCCCGCGAACGGCCTCGCGGGGGTGACGGCGATCCCGGTGCACACCGGGGGAGACCTCACCCACGCCATGGGTCCGACCGTGAACCTCGCGCCGCTGCTCGTCGAGCTGGGTGCGGTCGTTCCGGGGCGCGGGCTCTACTTCGTCGCCGGCCAGATGGACCATCTCGACGAGATCGTCTCGCAGGCCGCGGCGGAGTACGCGCAGAACCTCGCGCGGCTGGCCGTGGTGGCCGGCGCCACCGCCTCTCACTCCGCATCGGTTGCGTGA
- a CDS encoding ABC transporter substrate-binding protein — MPRSVPRLASAVGLVAVTALALSACSSGSSAEESGGSTPAAAVGDVDLSGVCPATVVIQTGWNPEAEHGHLYELLGPDPVIDATAKSVSGPLYSAGEYTGVDVEIRAGGPATGFQPVSSLMYTDPDILLGYVSTDESIAQSADMPTTAVFASHDISPLMIMWDPETYPDVKTVPELVESGAIIRYFADTAYMQYLTSAGVIPADQTDASYDGTPANFVAADGKDAQQGYASAEPYVYENEVENWMKPVAYQLIDDLGFRPYQDPVVVRSADVTEQADCLKAIVPVLQQAEVDYFADPAEANSLILDLAEQYDTGWVYTQGVADYAVQTMIEDGISGNGDNDTLGDFDEARVQDLMDKVIPVYTTQGVTPAEGLTPADLVTNEFIDTTIGMTD, encoded by the coding sequence ATGCCCCGATCCGTTCCCCGCCTCGCCTCAGCCGTCGGCCTCGTCGCCGTGACGGCGCTGGCCCTCAGCGCCTGCAGCTCCGGCAGCTCGGCCGAGGAGTCCGGCGGGTCCACCCCGGCGGCCGCCGTGGGCGACGTCGACCTGTCGGGCGTGTGCCCGGCGACCGTCGTCATCCAGACCGGCTGGAACCCGGAGGCCGAGCACGGCCACCTCTACGAGCTGCTCGGTCCCGACCCGGTGATCGACGCGACCGCCAAGTCGGTCTCGGGCCCGCTCTACTCGGCGGGCGAGTACACCGGCGTCGACGTCGAGATCCGAGCGGGCGGCCCGGCGACCGGGTTCCAGCCGGTGTCGAGCCTGATGTACACCGACCCCGACATCCTGCTCGGCTACGTCTCGACCGACGAGTCGATCGCGCAGTCGGCCGACATGCCCACCACGGCGGTGTTCGCCTCGCACGACATCAGCCCGCTGATGATCATGTGGGACCCGGAGACGTATCCCGACGTGAAGACGGTGCCCGAGCTGGTGGAGTCGGGCGCGATCATCCGCTACTTCGCGGACACCGCGTACATGCAGTACCTGACCTCGGCGGGCGTCATCCCGGCCGATCAGACGGACGCCTCGTACGACGGCACCCCGGCGAACTTCGTGGCCGCCGACGGCAAGGACGCGCAGCAGGGCTACGCTTCGGCAGAGCCCTACGTGTACGAGAACGAGGTGGAGAACTGGATGAAGCCCGTGGCCTACCAGCTCATCGACGACCTCGGCTTCCGCCCCTACCAGGACCCGGTGGTCGTGCGCTCCGCCGACGTCACCGAGCAGGCCGACTGCCTGAAGGCGATCGTGCCCGTGCTGCAGCAGGCGGAGGTCGACTACTTCGCCGACCCGGCTGAGGCGAACTCGCTCATCCTCGACCTGGCCGAGCAGTACGACACCGGCTGGGTCTACACCCAGGGCGTCGCCGACTACGCGGTGCAGACGATGATCGAGGACGGCATCTCGGGCAACGGCGACAACGACACCCTCGGCGACTTCGACGAGGCCCGCGTGCAGGACCTGATGGACAAGGTGATCCCCGTCTACACGACGCAGGGCGTCACCCCCGCCGAGGGCCTCACCCCCGCCGACCTCGTGACCAACGAGTTCATCGACACGACGATCGGGATGACCGACTGA